The Betta splendens chromosome 7, fBetSpl5.4, whole genome shotgun sequence genome includes a window with the following:
- the rnf114 gene encoding E3 ubiquitin-protein ligase RNF114 produces MAMLGAFSATQLKKAASDGSSDVSEFVCPVCLEIFDSPVKTQCGHTFCQSCLQECLRPQKPVCAVCRATLTNWTKAADLEALLHSSVAACKGCGAQVGLYLMRSHTAACPKYQDYIEEGVRTTAQSQPALISPVPNRYTFTCPYCNCQNFDQDGLVEHCTSQHARDARQVVCPICASMPWGDPNYRSADFFQHLKIRHTFSYDTFVDYSTDEHTMIQEALQRSLLDN; encoded by the exons ATGGCGATGCTCGGAGCGTTTAGCGCCACACAGCTGAAGAAAGCCGCCTCTGATGGGAGCAGTGACGTGTCAGAATTCGTCTGTCCGGTGTGCCTCGAAATCTTCGACAGTCCCGTAAAAACACAATGTGGACATAC GTTCTGCCAGAGTTGTCTGCAAGAGTGCTTGCGTCCACAGAAGCCTGTTTGTGCTGTATGTCGCGCCACACTGACCAACTGGACTAAAGCTGCTGATCTAGAGGCTCTCCTCCACTCGTCAGTGGCTGCCTGCAAGGGATGTGGGGCTCAG GTTGGCCTTTATTTGATGAGAAGCCACACAGCTGCCTGTCCAAAATACCAGGATTACATTGAGGAGGGAGTGAGAACCACCGCACAGAGTCAGCCAGCCCTCATAAG TCCGGTGCCAAACCGCTACACATTCACCTGCCCATACTGCAACTGCCAGAACTTCGATCAGGACGGCCTAGTTGAACATTGCACTTCCCAGCATGCTCGAGACGCACGCCAAGTG GTGTGCCCCATCTGTGCCTCAATGCCTTGGGGGGATCCAAACTACAGGAGTGCTGACTTTTTCCAGCACCTGAAGATCAGACACACCTTCTCCTATGACACCTTTGTT GACTACTCCACAGATGAGCACACAATGATCCAGGAGGCTCTACAGCGATCCCTTTTGGACAACTGA